In Eubalaena glacialis isolate mEubGla1 chromosome 12, mEubGla1.1.hap2.+ XY, whole genome shotgun sequence, a single window of DNA contains:
- the POU3F2 gene encoding POU domain, class 3, transcription factor 2 — MATAASNHYSLLTSSASIVHAEPPGGMQQGAGGYREAQSLVQGDYGALQSNGHPLSHAHQWITALSHGGGGGGGGGGGGGGGGGGGGGDGSPWSTSPLGQPDIKPSVVVQQGGRGDELHGPGALQQQQQQQQQQQQQQQQQQQQRPPHLVHHAANHHPGPGAWRSAAAAAHLPPSMGASNGGLLYSQPSFTVNGMLGAGGQPAGLHHHGLRDAHDEPHHADHHPHPHSHPHQQPPPPPPPQGPPGHPGAHHDPHSDEDTPTSDDLEQFAKQFKQRRIKLGFTQADVGLALGTLYGNVFSQTTICRFEALQLSFKNMCKLKPLLNKWLEEADSSSGSPTSIDKIAAQGRKRKKRTSIEVSVKGALESHFLKCPKPSAQEITSLADSLQLEKEVVRVWFCNRRQKEKRMTPPGGTLPGAEDVYGGSRDTPPHHGVQTPVQ, encoded by the coding sequence ATGGCGACCGCAGCGTCTAACCACTACAGCCTGCTCACCTCCAGCGCCTCCATCGTGCACGCCGAGCCGCCGGGCGGCATGCAGCAGGGCGCGGGGGGCTACCGCGAGGCGCAGAGCCTGGTGCAAGGCGACTACGGCGCGCTGCAGAGCAACGGGCACCCGCTCAGCCACGCTCACCAGTGGATCACCGCGCTGTcccacggcggcggcggcgggggcggtggcggcggcggcgggggcgggggtggcggcgggggcggcggcgacGGCTCCCCGTGGTCCACCAGCCCCTTGGGCCAGCCGGACATCAAGCCCTCGGTGGTGGTACAGCAGGGCGGCCGCGGCGACGAGCTGCACGGGCCGGGCGCcctgcagcagcagcaacagcagcagcagcagcagcagcagcagcaacagcagcagcagcagcagcggccgCCGCATCTGGTGCACCACGCCGCCAACCACCACCCGGGGCCCGGGGCATGGCGGAGCGCGGCGGCTGCGGCGCACCTCCCGCCCTCCATGGGAGCGTCCAACGGCGGCTTGCTCTACTCGCAGCCCAGCTTCACGGTGAACGGTATGCTGGGCGCCGGCGGGCAGCCGGCCGGGCTGCACCACCACGGCCTGCGGGACGCGCACGACGAGCCGCACCACGCTGATCACCACCCGCACCCGCACTCGCACCCGCACCAGcagccgccgcccccgccgcccccgcagGGCCCGCCCGGCCACCCCGGCGCGCACCACGACCCGCACTCGGATGAGGACACGCCGACCTCGGACGACCTGGAGCAGTTCGCCAAGCAGTTCAAGCAGCGGCGGATCAAACTGGGATTTACCCAAGCGGACGTGGGGCTGGCGCTGGGCACCCTGTACGGCAACGTGTTCTCGCAGACCACCATCTGCAGGTTTGAGGCCTTGCAGCTGAGCTTCAAGAACATGTGCAAGCTGAAGCCTTTGTTGAACAAGTGGTTGGAGGAGGCGGACTCGTCCTCGGGCAGCCCCACGAGCATAGACAAGATCGCAGCGCAGGGGCGCAAGAGGAAAAAGCGGACCTCCATCGAGGTGAGCGTCAAGGGGGCTCTGGAGAGCCATTTCCTCAAATGCCCCAAGCCCTCGGCCCAGGAGATCACCTCCCTCGCGGACAGCTTACAGCTGGAGAAGGAGGTGGTGAGAGTTTGGTTTTGTAacaggagacagaaagagaaaaggatgaCCCCTCCCGGAGGGACTCTGCCGGGCGCCGAGGATGTGTACGGGGGGAGTAGGGACACGCCACCACACCACGGGGTACAGACACCCGTCCAGTGA